One genomic segment of Amycolatopsis sp. WQ 127309 includes these proteins:
- a CDS encoding C40 family peptidase, translated as MRRLGLWLGLVVFVAIGALIVTAVAAKVVIDNQQAQARGVSLTSCDASVGPTQPGEGERGTVDASNLDDEQRGTVALIVSIGKQRSLAPRAWQVAIQAGMTESGLHNLTYGDRDSLGIFQMRPSMGWGTYAQVTDPTYEVNKFFDVLLAVPDWENMRPGDAAQRVERSGFPDRYHKWEPMAATLVENVGQVVDVVACGTGLGQLLPPSQAAAKAISFALGEQGKPYVWGATGPGSYDCSGLMLRAYESAGIILPRVSRDQYHAGAMLPVREAQPGDLLFLANNPADPNTIHHVMMYLGDGKVVEAQQTGVPVHTRAFSFDEAEVVPQAVRPGV; from the coding sequence GTGCGGCGGCTGGGGCTGTGGCTGGGACTGGTCGTGTTCGTCGCGATCGGCGCCCTCATCGTCACCGCCGTCGCCGCCAAGGTCGTCATCGACAACCAGCAGGCGCAGGCCCGGGGCGTCTCCCTGACCAGCTGCGACGCCTCGGTCGGCCCGACCCAGCCCGGTGAGGGCGAGCGCGGCACGGTCGACGCGTCGAACCTGGACGACGAGCAGCGCGGCACGGTCGCGCTGATCGTTTCGATCGGCAAGCAGCGGTCGCTCGCGCCGCGGGCCTGGCAGGTCGCGATCCAGGCCGGCATGACCGAGTCGGGGCTGCACAACCTGACCTACGGCGACCGCGACTCCCTCGGCATCTTCCAGATGCGCCCGTCGATGGGCTGGGGCACGTACGCGCAGGTCACCGACCCGACGTACGAGGTCAACAAGTTCTTCGACGTCCTGCTGGCGGTGCCGGACTGGGAGAACATGCGCCCGGGGGACGCCGCGCAGCGGGTCGAGCGCTCGGGGTTCCCGGACCGCTACCACAAGTGGGAGCCGATGGCGGCGACGCTGGTGGAGAACGTCGGCCAAGTCGTCGACGTCGTCGCCTGCGGCACCGGGCTGGGCCAGCTGCTGCCGCCGAGCCAGGCCGCCGCGAAGGCGATCAGTTTCGCGCTGGGTGAGCAGGGGAAGCCGTATGTGTGGGGCGCCACAGGGCCCGGCTCGTACGACTGTTCGGGTCTGATGCTGCGGGCCTACGAGTCGGCCGGGATCATCCTGCCGCGCGTCTCGCGTGATCAGTACCACGCGGGCGCGATGCTGCCGGTGCGTGAGGCGCAGCCCGGTGACCTGCTGTTCCTCGCGAACAATCCGGCGGATCCCAACACGATCCACCACGTGATGATGTACCTCGGTGACGGCAAGGTCGTCGAGGCCCAGCAGACCGGTGTCCCGGTGCACACACGGGCGTTCTCGTTCGATGAGGCCGAAGTGGTGCCGCAGGCGGTCCGGCCCGGCGTTTAG
- a CDS encoding magnesium transporter codes for MSTLLTLAVLLSMAAGWHALKRRIKEGPRRPGRRTPSRKATMFAVMLVLGLQAIATAPAASAAACGEAPNPERPGAGMVGALDPPDGVHGEGFSPYRAYGYAGMVWDTFETDCGPLSGIGSPNSAIDTWAGNQLFSLGKNIVGATNSLHYTVLQGSLLSPLYNAVKAGADKIYNNIYAQLFGLVALIMSIMMFRNIWRGDLAAVSKRALYGLAAVWLAASSLALLRYLDPIDNAIVQTTTNIQAGFVDAGPPTAPPPQDPAQGQISCQNKGTTAGRPTWDILPTDLHCQIVYENWLRGEFGSATAPQAQQFGAPLLDARAFTWDQIQKGGDGDAGLVDAKKAAYKDISTKLGPATGYFTGEAGGRTGAGFLSLGQALVYSLFQLLAKASILLAQVLIRLFALTAPLIGLIALLQPQVLPRVLKVAGGVAFNLIVLSVLAGVHMLLLQAIFGAGNSLNMLTQMVLAGLITVLLFMVGRPVRRLWQMVEMSVSMVGAAVPSPSGGIFSRFRRNNNGPTPQDAFWQNVRETDDVVDGEQRGPMGATVGGGRFRPEATIFANAQRLDNNGTSASRPAAAWSGAWPGAIGGGSAGALPSGGRPGSPVYGQYNPAGGDPGEYVVVGAGGRPTVRGEESRRVDTSPVADRRWNDEPEPVVVPSDLRTPEADFSGYTPPEAPRAPGVRATPRRVDPEVVAGKPVFVLYRPSRGIEVREEPRDTDQVMGR; via the coding sequence ATGAGCACCCTGCTGACGTTGGCGGTCCTGCTGTCGATGGCCGCCGGGTGGCACGCGCTGAAGCGGCGGATCAAGGAAGGCCCACGCCGACCGGGCCGCCGCACCCCGAGCCGCAAGGCGACGATGTTCGCCGTCATGCTGGTCCTGGGCCTGCAGGCGATCGCGACGGCCCCAGCGGCGAGCGCGGCGGCGTGCGGTGAGGCGCCGAACCCGGAACGCCCGGGCGCGGGCATGGTCGGTGCCCTCGACCCGCCGGACGGCGTGCACGGTGAGGGTTTCAGCCCGTATCGGGCGTACGGCTACGCCGGCATGGTCTGGGACACGTTCGAAACCGACTGCGGCCCGCTGTCGGGGATCGGCTCGCCGAACTCGGCGATCGACACCTGGGCCGGCAACCAGCTGTTCAGCCTCGGCAAGAACATCGTCGGGGCGACCAACTCGCTGCACTACACGGTTCTGCAGGGCAGTCTGCTCAGCCCGCTCTACAACGCCGTCAAGGCGGGCGCGGACAAGATCTACAACAACATCTACGCCCAGTTGTTTGGCCTGGTCGCCTTGATCATGTCGATCATGATGTTCCGCAACATCTGGCGGGGCGACCTCGCGGCCGTGAGCAAACGTGCCCTCTACGGGCTCGCCGCGGTCTGGCTCGCCGCGTCTTCGCTGGCCCTGTTGCGGTACCTCGACCCGATCGACAACGCGATCGTGCAGACCACGACCAACATCCAGGCCGGCTTCGTCGACGCCGGGCCGCCGACGGCGCCGCCGCCGCAAGATCCGGCGCAGGGCCAGATCTCCTGCCAGAACAAGGGAACCACGGCCGGCCGGCCGACCTGGGACATCCTGCCGACCGACCTGCACTGCCAGATCGTCTACGAGAACTGGCTGCGGGGCGAGTTCGGCTCCGCGACGGCACCACAGGCGCAGCAGTTCGGTGCCCCGTTGCTGGACGCGCGTGCCTTCACCTGGGACCAGATCCAGAAGGGTGGCGACGGCGACGCCGGCCTCGTGGACGCGAAGAAGGCCGCTTACAAGGACATCTCCACGAAGCTCGGCCCCGCCACGGGGTACTTCACCGGCGAGGCCGGTGGCCGCACCGGTGCCGGGTTCCTTTCGCTCGGCCAGGCGCTCGTGTATTCGCTGTTCCAGCTGCTGGCCAAGGCATCCATCCTGCTCGCGCAGGTGCTGATCCGGCTGTTCGCCTTGACCGCCCCGTTGATCGGCTTGATCGCACTGCTCCAGCCGCAGGTTCTCCCCCGCGTGCTCAAGGTCGCCGGGGGAGTGGCGTTCAACCTGATCGTGCTCTCGGTACTCGCCGGCGTGCACATGCTGCTGCTCCAAGCGATCTTCGGTGCCGGGAACTCCCTCAACATGCTCACCCAGATGGTGCTCGCCGGGCTGATCACCGTCCTCTTGTTCATGGTCGGCCGCCCTGTCCGGCGGCTGTGGCAGATGGTCGAGATGTCCGTCAGCATGGTCGGCGCCGCCGTGCCGTCGCCGAGTGGCGGGATCTTCTCCCGGTTCCGGCGCAACAACAATGGCCCGACGCCGCAGGACGCGTTCTGGCAGAACGTGCGCGAGACCGACGACGTCGTCGACGGCGAGCAGCGCGGGCCGATGGGGGCGACCGTCGGTGGGGGGCGGTTCCGGCCGGAGGCGACGATCTTCGCCAACGCCCAGCGGCTCGACAACAACGGCACCAGTGCGTCCCGGCCGGCCGCGGCGTGGTCCGGCGCGTGGCCGGGGGCCATCGGCGGTGGCTCGGCCGGTGCCCTGCCCTCGGGCGGCCGCCCGGGCTCTCCCGTGTACGGCCAGTACAACCCGGCCGGCGGTGACCCCGGCGAGTACGTCGTCGTCGGCGCCGGGGGGCGGCCGACCGTGCGGGGCGAGGAAAGCCGCCGCGTCGACACCTCGCCGGTGGCCGACCGGCGCTGGAACGACGAGCCCGAGCCCGTCGTCGTCCCTTCCGACCTGCGCACGCCCGAAGCCGACTTCAGCGGTTACACCCCGCCGGAAGCGCCGCGGGCTCCGGGAGTGCGGGCGACGCCGCGTCGCGTCGACCCCGAGGTCGTCGCGGGCAAGCCGGTCTTCGTGCTGTACCGGCCGTCGCGGGGCATCGAAGTCCGCGAGGAACCGCGTGACACCGACCAAGTGATGGGGCGGTGA